The following proteins come from a genomic window of Candidatus Bipolaricaulis sibiricus:
- a CDS encoding tRNA-specific 2-thiouridylase MnmA yields MAGPVLVGLSGGVDSTVAAYLLREAGHEVQGITLWLWAPDGPLKNPCCSVDVAALAARELGIPHEVVQAQEEFRELVVDPTLRAYRAGLTPNPCAVCNQEVRFALLLREADRRGVPLVATGHHARVRRTEGTVCLLRGRDSTKDQSYFLYGLGQEELARARFPVGEKTKPEIKSLATSLGLTAARLRESQDLCFAPDGVPRLIPEAPPGPLVDLRGRVLGEHRGLPHYTVGQRKGLGISSPDPLYVVALDGERNTVVVGPESALYASGLVAEHLHWIAGSPPRSRFSCEVQVRYRSRAVPAEVAVVGSEASVRFAQPVRAVTPGQAAVFYRGEEVLGGGIIARAQ; encoded by the coding sequence ATGGCGGGGCCGGTGCTCGTCGGGCTGTCGGGGGGGGTGGACTCGACCGTCGCCGCGTACCTCCTCCGCGAGGCGGGGCACGAGGTCCAGGGGATCACGCTCTGGCTGTGGGCACCTGACGGACCACTCAAGAACCCGTGCTGTTCGGTGGATGTGGCTGCGTTGGCCGCCCGCGAACTGGGGATCCCCCACGAGGTCGTTCAGGCGCAGGAGGAGTTTCGCGAGCTCGTCGTCGACCCCACACTCCGCGCCTATCGGGCAGGCCTCACCCCCAACCCATGCGCGGTGTGCAACCAGGAGGTCCGGTTCGCGCTGCTCCTCCGGGAGGCTGACCGGCGGGGCGTCCCGCTCGTGGCCACGGGCCACCACGCCCGGGTCCGGCGCACGGAGGGCACGGTCTGCCTTCTGCGCGGACGCGACTCGACCAAGGACCAGTCCTACTTCTTGTACGGCCTAGGGCAGGAGGAGCTCGCCCGCGCGCGGTTTCCGGTGGGGGAGAAGACGAAGCCGGAGATCAAGTCCCTCGCAACCTCCCTCGGCCTCACCGCAGCGCGGCTCCGGGAGAGTCAGGACCTGTGCTTTGCTCCGGACGGGGTTCCGAGGCTGATCCCGGAGGCCCCTCCCGGACCGCTCGTCGACCTCCGGGGTCGGGTCCTCGGGGAGCACCGCGGGCTGCCCCACTACACCGTGGGCCAGCGCAAAGGACTCGGGATCTCTTCCCCCGACCCCCTGTACGTGGTGGCCCTCGACGGGGAGCGGAACACCGTCGTCGTGGGGCCGGAGTCGGCCCTGTACGCGTCCGGCCTCGTGGCCGAGCACTTGCACTGGATCGCGGGGTCCCCGCCGCGGTCCAGGTTCTCGTGCGAGGTCCAGGTACGGTACCGGAGTCGGGCGGTCCCGGCGGAGGTCGCGGTGGTGGGAAGCGAGGCGTCGGTCCGGTTCGCGCAGCCGGTTCGCGCGGTGACCCCCGGCCAGGCCGCGGTGTTCTACCGGGGAGAGGAGGTTCTGGGCGGGGGGATCATCGCCCGCGCTCAGTAG
- a CDS encoding SAM-dependent methyltransferase, which produces MDDREVGRFWEGNAEAWTSLSRAGYDVYRDYLNTPAFLALLPDVAGRRGLDVGCGEGHNTRLVAQRGARMTGLDLAPTFLRHAREVEERDPLGIVYVEGSALALPFPDRSFDFAVAFMSLMDMPEVERALAEVHRALVPGGFFQFSITHPFLGVPHHRNLRGPDGRTYAYEVGGYFRRLAGDVAEWSFSTAPAAAKAPFPKFRTPRFTRPVSAWLNALLDAGFTIERLAEPCPSDETVRVCPHVQDAQVVPYFLHVRVRKPAAEPELAPGTFGPARSLGS; this is translated from the coding sequence ATGGACGATCGGGAGGTGGGGAGGTTCTGGGAGGGAAACGCCGAGGCGTGGACGAGCCTGTCCCGTGCCGGGTACGACGTGTACCGCGACTACCTGAACACGCCCGCGTTTCTGGCACTGCTGCCGGACGTCGCTGGACGGCGTGGGCTCGACGTGGGGTGTGGAGAGGGCCACAACACGCGCCTCGTGGCGCAGCGCGGGGCGCGGATGACCGGGCTCGACCTCGCCCCCACCTTCCTTCGCCATGCCCGGGAGGTGGAGGAGCGCGATCCGTTGGGCATCGTCTACGTGGAGGGGAGTGCCTTGGCGCTCCCGTTCCCCGACCGGTCGTTCGACTTCGCCGTCGCGTTCATGAGCCTGATGGACATGCCGGAGGTAGAGCGCGCGCTGGCGGAGGTCCACCGGGCCCTCGTCCCAGGGGGGTTCTTCCAGTTCTCGATCACCCACCCGTTCCTCGGCGTGCCGCACCACCGCAACCTGCGGGGTCCCGACGGGCGGACGTACGCCTACGAGGTCGGCGGGTACTTCCGCCGGCTGGCCGGCGACGTAGCGGAGTGGAGCTTCAGCACTGCTCCCGCCGCGGCCAAAGCCCCGTTCCCGAAGTTCAGGACCCCGCGGTTCACCCGCCCGGTGAGCGCCTGGCTCAACGCTCTCCTCGACGCGGGGTTTACGATCGAGCGGCTTGCCGAGCCCTGTCCGAGCGACGAGACGGTCCGCGTCTGTCCCCACGTCCAGGACGCCCAGGTCGTCCCCTACTTCCTTCATGTCCGCGTCCGCAAGCCCGCGGCCGAGCCTGAACTCGCCCCCGGAACCTTCGGCCCCGCACGAAGTCTTGGTTCCTGA
- a CDS encoding Alkaline phosphodiesterase I — MNPGQHVLKRILDDTGGQRPHYERYALPAVPATIESLFGLPPTGASLKDELGLRQSDVVVSVIVDGLGYHSLEDLRARRIVDVAPVVGDGAYIPLTSVFPSTTTAALATLSTGLSPVAHGVLGYKLFRTEVGSVVDMIRLATPGARENTLDKLGIQPQNLLTVSTLYSRLAAAGVATTLFLPKFIAESGLSRILYQGAGQTVPYLTASDLLMHLGQALRGPRPVLLAVYLPSTDSLGHVYGPTTRAFELEAAHVFSVLAQAIELLPTGATVLVTADHGFYEADPVADMVSCPAHVALRDGLLVPPVGDPRASYLFVRRGHDERVRGFFAENFPEDFTVLPIEEALARKLWGLEPARPEVRRLLGDYLVLSQRRKFLLWPTEEFKLRGLHGALTPGELYVPLLARTV; from the coding sequence ATGAACCCAGGGCAACACGTGCTCAAGCGCATTCTGGACGACACAGGCGGGCAGCGCCCCCACTACGAGCGGTACGCCCTCCCGGCCGTTCCGGCGACGATCGAGAGCCTGTTTGGCCTCCCGCCGACCGGGGCCAGCCTCAAGGACGAGCTTGGACTGCGGCAATCGGACGTCGTCGTGAGCGTGATCGTGGACGGCCTGGGCTACCACAGCCTGGAGGACCTCCGCGCGCGGCGGATCGTGGACGTGGCCCCCGTGGTCGGCGATGGGGCCTACATTCCGCTCACGTCGGTCTTTCCCTCGACGACGACCGCGGCCCTGGCCACGCTCTCGACCGGGCTGAGCCCGGTCGCCCACGGAGTGCTCGGGTACAAGCTGTTCCGAACCGAGGTGGGGTCCGTGGTCGACATGATCCGCCTCGCCACCCCCGGGGCGCGGGAGAACACGCTCGACAAACTTGGGATCCAGCCCCAGAACCTTCTCACCGTGTCCACCCTGTACAGCCGCCTCGCCGCTGCCGGCGTGGCGACGACCCTGTTCCTCCCCAAGTTCATCGCCGAGTCCGGCCTGTCCCGGATCCTGTACCAGGGAGCGGGGCAGACGGTCCCCTACCTGACCGCCTCGGACCTCCTCATGCACCTCGGGCAGGCCCTCCGCGGGCCGCGGCCGGTGCTCCTTGCCGTGTACCTGCCCTCGACGGACAGCCTGGGCCACGTCTATGGCCCCACCACCCGCGCGTTCGAGCTCGAGGCCGCCCACGTGTTCAGCGTTCTCGCCCAGGCGATCGAGCTCCTGCCGACCGGGGCGACGGTCCTCGTCACGGCCGACCACGGGTTCTACGAGGCCGACCCGGTGGCGGACATGGTGTCCTGTCCGGCCCACGTAGCGCTGCGCGACGGGCTCCTCGTCCCGCCGGTGGGCGACCCACGGGCGTCGTACCTGTTCGTCCGCCGGGGCCACGACGAGCGGGTCCGGGGGTTCTTCGCCGAGAACTTTCCCGAGGACTTCACCGTGCTCCCGATCGAGGAAGCGCTGGCACGCAAGCTGTGGGGGCTGGAACCCGCGCGGCCCGAGGTGCGGCGGCTCCTCGGAGACTACCTCGTCCTCTCCCAGAGGCGGAAGTTCCTCCTCTGGCCGACCGAGGAGTTCAAGCTGCGGGGGCTCCACGGGGCCCTGACCCCGGGCGAGCTGTACGTCCCACTCCTGGCAAGAACCGTGTAG